A region of the Silene latifolia isolate original U9 population chromosome 9, ASM4854445v1, whole genome shotgun sequence genome:
TCCCACTGATAATCTCGAGCATAACCATTCCGAAACTGTAGACATCACTCTTCTCTGAGATGGTACAGTTTGTGATCCACTCAGGTGCCAAGTATCCCCTTGTACCCCGTAATGTGGTTATCACTTGGCTTTGTTCTCGACTCAGCATCTTAGCCAAACCAAAATCAGAAACTTTGGCAACAAAGTTTTTGTCAAGCAGCACATTTTGTGGTTTTATATCACAATGTATAATCTTTACATCACACTCTTCATGAAGATAAGCCAACCCTTTGGCCGTTCCCAGGGCGATATTGAACCTTGTTTCCCAATCTAAGGTCCGACCTTGATGGTTCTTTTTGAAGATCCATTTATCTAGCGACCCATTTTCCATGTACTCATATACAAGAAGCCGATGGTGAGCACCCTCGGCACAAAACCCTTTCAACTTGGCCAGGTGAACATGATGAATGCTTCCGATGATGCTAACTTCGGCTCTAAATTCTTTCCTTCCTTGGCCAATTCCCTCGAGCTTTTTAACAGCCACTTTGATCCCGTCACATAATTCGCCCAAGTAAACAGACCCAAATCCGCCTTGACCAAGTTTCACTAAGAAGCTTTCCGTTGCAATTTGCAAATCATTATATCCATATCGAACAGGAACTCCTGTGATAATATCGTCGAAGTTTTCTTCATCTTCATCCGAACCCTCTACCGTAGGGGATTCCAACAAGAATCTATTATTATTTTCGCGATAGAACCAAATTCCACAACCAATAAGGCTAGATACAATCAATAAGGTTCCGATAGCTATGATAATTATAACAACAATGGATCTCACATCCACACCATGGTCATGGGGAAGTAATCCTCCATGATTTCCACCATGAATGACCTTAAGAGACAAGTAATACCCCTTGGAACCAAATCCGGGATGTCGAAGGCTCCCTATTTCTTTAAACATGAAGCAACTCCTCGAATCGTTCGCATAGAACATTGCCGTGCAAGAACAATTACTAATACAAGCACTTCTGCAACCACTTAAACTTGATATTAGCTGTGGTTTTGTAAATGCTAGTGATGGATAATCAAACCTAGTTCCGACATCCAAGAGTCGAACCAAACTGGCGGAAACATTACAATTAGTTGAGACCCGAGGCATACAATTAGGAAAAGAATTAAGGGTTTCAGGACAAGTACAGAGATTTTCCATGAAACAAGATTTGTAAGTGTCACAAGAGGAAGGAGTGCTACATGTTCCAAAAGGTATTTTAGTAGACTCTGCTGTTTCTGACCTTCCCTTAAGAAGATTGAAGAACTCTAAAATTCCGCTTGAGCCCAAGACGATGGCCCATAAGGCCCGTGAATTCAACTGTTCTGAGACATTGAATTCCCACACCAGTTCTCCTGTTTCATCATAAGAGTTCCAAGAATTACCCATCAAGGTTGAATATGACACTTtcgaccctgattttctgataaCCTTCCTTGTGTCATTTGACATAGACCAGTACACCTGTCGAGTTTCATACCCGGCATATAAAATCAAGTCACCTGACTCCATCTTGAGATAATAAAAGAGGTTGTTCGGATAACTCATAAGTCTCATCCCTTCAGAAAACCGTTGACCCGAGAGAAGGGTATCAGAAGGGTGATCAAAACTTTGCCATATGACTGTGTTGTTTTCGCTGAGTATGACGAGATTTCCAGTGTCTTTCAACTCCATAGAGTGAACCCCTTTTCGAGAAGTGTAGGTAGACCAAATGACATTTGTAGTGTTTGATAAATAAGCATTGCCATCTTTATCAAACACAAATTTAGCAGAATTATCAACAAGAAGACCTCTATTAGCAGTCCAAGTATTAGTGGAGCTAAAAATATGCATAATAACTAGAACAAAAAGGGGTGCATCTACACTACTGTAAAACCCAAATGAAAACATTGAGTTATTTGACAGTAAAAACATGCCATTCTGATTTATGTACTGTTTATCAGTTGCTTCGAAACCGGGCATTATTTTGGTAACTTGTTGAGGAGTTGAATTTGAAAGAGGAATTGAGATGAAAAGGAAGGTGGTAAATATCAAAGTTTTCATATTTCAATGGACTTTAAGGGGAGCAAGATGCAGGAGTTTGATAATGTGCATGATTTATAATAGTTCAAATAGCTGTCTCTTCTGAAATGAGCAAGATTGTTTCTTGCACaaattatcatgtgaaacatTTACTCGAATATCGAAGTGATTCTACATGTATAACAGTAACTTTTGTAATATAGGATTGACCACAAAATTCGATTATCGGAGCAATATCCGATTTCCGCTCCGTATTCGATACAATGTTTTCGATATCCGATTCGA
Encoded here:
- the LOC141599714 gene encoding G-type lectin S-receptor-like serine/threonine-protein kinase SD2-5 — its product is MKTLIFTTFLFISIPLSNSTPQQVTKIMPGFEATDKQYINQNGMFLLSNNSMFSFGFYSSVDAPLFVLVIMHIFSSTNTWTANRGLLVDNSAKFVFDKDGNAYLSNTTNVIWSTYTSRKGVHSMELKDTGNLVILSENNTVIWQSFDHPSDTLLSGQRFSEGMRLMSYPNNLFYYLKMESGDLILYAGYETRQVYWSMSNDTRKVIRKSGSKVSYSTLMGNSWNSYDETGELVWEFNVSEQLNSRALWAIVLGSSGILEFFNLLKGRSETAESTKIPFGTCSTPSSCDTYKSCFMENLCTCPETLNSFPNCMPRVSTNCNVSASLVRLLDVGTRFDYPSLAFTKPQLISSLSGCRSACISNCSCTAMFYANDSRSCFMFKEIGSLRHPGFGSKGYYLSLKVIHGGNHGGLLPHDHGVDVRSIVVIIIIAIGTLLIVSSLIGCGIWFYRENNNRFLLESPTVEGSDEDEENFDDIITGVPVRYGYNDLQIATESFLVKLGQGGFGSVYLGELCDGIKVAVKKLEGIGQGRKEFRAEVSIIGSIHHVHLAKLKGFCAEGAHHRLLVYEYMENGSLDKWIFKKNHQGRTLDWETRFNIALGTAKGLAYLHEECDVKIIHCDIKPQNVLLDKNFVAKVSDFGLAKMLSREQSQVITTLRGTRGYLAPEWITNCTISEKSDVYSFGMVMLEIISGRKNYDPSETNEKAHLPSYAFKMMEERRLNVIVDSRLVLDYQNDERVSTAIKAALWCIQDDVSLRPSMTRVVQMLEGLCPVNMPPLPSQSTSRIYSSMFGLDDRCKTLSRNASYISDAPVSAVQLSELR